From Eptesicus fuscus isolate TK198812 chromosome 13, DD_ASM_mEF_20220401, whole genome shotgun sequence, the proteins below share one genomic window:
- the DDB2 gene encoding DNA damage-binding protein 2, with product MAPKKRPETRKPFEMVLCAKSKKSRSPRELEPEAKKLCVKGPGCSRRFDSGCLWEKLTSLQVPPPCGSIVRALHHHKLGRTAWPSLQKGLQQSFLHSLASYRIFQKAAPFDRRATSLTWHPTHPSILAVGSKGGDIILWNLGIKDKPTFIKGIGAGGSITGLKFNPLNTNQFFTSSMEGTTRLQDFKGNTLRVYTNYDTCNFWFCSLDVSAKSRVVVTGDNVGNVILLNMDGRELWNLRMHKKKVTHAALNPCCDWFLATASVDQTVKIWDLRQVKGKSSFLYSLPHSHPVNAAHFSPDGAQLLTTDQKSEIRVYSASQWDSPPSLIPHPHRHFQHLTPIKASWHPRYNLIVVGRYPDPNFKSCSPHELRTIDVFDGSSGKLMHQLYDSESSGIISLNEFNPMGDTLASVMGYHILIWSQEKGGMCK from the exons ATGGCCCCCAAGAAACGCCCAGAAACCCGGAAGCCCTTCGAGATGGTTTTGTGCGCCAAGAGCAAGAAGAGCAGAAGCCCCCGAGAGCTGGAGCCCGAGGCCAAGAAGCTCTGTGTGAAGGGCCCCG GTTGTAGCAGAAGATTTGACTCAGGCTGCCTTTGGGAGAAGTTGACTAGCTTGCAGGTCCCACCACCATGCGGGAGCATCGTCAGGGCCCTCCATCACCATAAGCTGGGCAGAACTGCCTGGCCATCACTACAGAAG ggTCTCCAGCAGTCCTTTTTGCACTCTCTGGCTTCTTACCGGATATTCCAAAAGGCTGCCCCTTTTGACAGGAGGGCCACATCCTTGACATGGCACCCAACTCACCCCAGCATCCTGGCCGTGGGGTCCAAAGGGGGAGATATCATACTCTGGAACTTGGGCATAAAGGACAAACCCACCTTCATTAAAGGG ATTGGAGCTGGAGGCAGCATCACTGGGCTGAAGTTTAACCCTCTCAATACCAACCAGTTTTTCACCTCCTCAATGGAGGGAACAACTAGGCTGCAAGACTTTAAAGGCAACACTCTCCGAGTTTATACCAACTATGACACCTGCAA CTTCTGGTTTTGCAGCCTGGATGTGTCTGCGAAAAGCCGAGTGGTGGTCACAGGAGACAATGTGGGGAACGTGATTCTGCTGAACATGGACGGCAGGGAG CTTTGGAATCTGAGAATGCACAAAAAGAAAGTGACCCATGCGGCCCTGAACCCATGCTGTGATTGGTTCCTGGCCACGGCCTCTGTAGATCAAACAGTGAAAATCTGGGACCTGCGCCAGGTTAAAGGGAAATCCAGCTTCCTCTACTCACTACCACACAGTCATCCTGTCAACGCAG CTCATTTCAGTCCCGATGGAGCCCAGCTCCTGACCACCGACCAGAAGAGTGAGATCCGGGTTTACTCTGCCTCCCAATGGGACAGTCCCCCAAGCCTGATCCCACATCCTCACCGCCACTTCCAGCACCTGACACCCATCAAG GCATCCTGGCATCCACGGTACAACCTCATTGTTGTGGGCAGATACCCAGATCCTAATTTCAAAAGTTGTTCCCCCCATGAATTAAGGACAATCGATGTGTTTGATGGAAGCTCAGGGAAGTTGATGCATCAGCTCTATGATTCAGAATCTTCTGGTATCATTTCG CTCAATGAGTTCAATCCTATGGGGGACACACTGGCCTCTGTGATGG GTTATCACATTCTCATTTGGAGCCAGGAGAAAGGTGGGATGTGTAAATGA
- the ACP2 gene encoding lysosomal acid phosphatase, producing MITVMAGGLCGWSRAALLQLLLGVNLMVMPPIQARTLRFVTLLYRHGDRTPVKTFPKDPYQEDEWPQGFGQLTKEGMLQHWELGQALRQRYRGFLNTSYHPQEVYVRSTDFDRTLMSAEANLAGLFPPSGMQRFNPNISWQPIPVHTVPIAEDRLLKFPLGPCPRYEQLQNETRQTPEYQNESIQNAQFLDMVANETGLTDLTLETTWNVYDTLFCEKTHGLVLPPWASPQTMQRLSRLKDFSFRFLFGIYEQAEKARLQGGVLLAQIRKNLTLMATSSSHLPKLLVYSAHDTTLVALQMALFVYNGEQAPYASCHIFELYQEDNGNFSVEMYFRNESDKAPWPLSLPGCPHRCPLQDFLHLTEPVVPKDWQQECQLATGPADTEVIVALAVCGSILFLLIVLLLTVLFRMQAQPPGYRHVADVEDHA from the exons ATGATAACGGTGATGGCGGGCGGACTGTGTGGCTGGAGCCGGGCGGCTCTTCTCCAGCTCCTTCTTGGCGTAAACCTGATGGTGATGCCCCCCATCCAGGCCCGGACTCTGCGCTTCGTTACCTTG CTGTACCGACATGGAGACCGGACACCAGTGAAGACATTTCCCAAGGACCCCTATCAGGAAGATGAATGGCCCCAAGGGTTTGGTCAGCTCACCAAG GAGGGGATGCTACAGCACTGggagctgggccaggccctgcGGCAGCGCTACCGTGGCTTTCTCAACACTTCTTACCACCCACAAGAG GTTTATGTGCGAAGCACTGACTTTGACCGTACTCTCATGAGTGCTGAGGCCAACCTGGCTGGACTTTTCCCTCCCAGTGGGATGCAGCGTTTCAATCCAAACATCTCTTGGCAGCCTATTCCCGTCCACACTGTGCCCATTGCTGAGGACAGG CTGCTGAAGTTCCCATTGGGTCCATGTCCCCGTTACGAGCAGCTGCAGAACGAGACCCGGCAGACACCAGAGTATCAGAATGAGAGTATTCAGAATGCA CAATTTCTGGATATGGTGGCCAACGAGACAGGGCTTACGGACTTGACACTGGAGACCACCTGGAATGTCTATGACACACTCTTCTGTGAG AAAACACATGGGCTGGTCCTGCCGCCCTGGGCCTCACCCCAAACCATGCAGCGTCTGAGCCGGCTAAAGGACTTCAGCTTCCGCTTCCTCTTCGGGATCTACGAGCAGGCAGAGAAGGCCCGGCTTCAGGGGG GAGTCCTGCTGGCTCAGATACGGAAGAACCTGACACTGatggccacctcctcctcccacctccctaagCTGCTGGTTTACTCCGCG CATGATACCACCCTGGTTGCTCTGCAAATGGCATTGTTTGTCTACAATGGTGAACAAGCCCCCTACGCCTCCTGCCATATATTTGAACTGTACCAGGAAGATAATGG GAATTTCTCAGTGGAGATGTACTTTCGGAATGAGAGTGACAAGGCCCCCTGGCCACTGAGCCTGCCTGGCTGTCCTCACCGCTGCCCACTGCAGGACTTCCTGCATCTCACAGAGCCTGTTGTGCCCAAGGACTGGCAGCAGGAGTGCCAGCTGGCAACTGGTCCTGCAGACACAG AGGTGATCGTGGCCTTGGCTGTATGTGGCTCCATCCTTTTTCTTCTCATAGTGCTGCTCCTCACCGTCCTCTTCCGGATGCAGGCCCAGCCTCCCGGCTACCGCCACGTTGCAGACGTGGAGGATCATGCCTGA